The genomic interval GCGACTCGTCAAGGCGGAGCGGATCGTGATCGAAGGCCAGGATTACAACTTGTACCCGGATCGCGAATCCTGATCCGTCGAGGTTGGCGGCGCCGTGCTTGCCGAGCTGCAAAACTCCCTGGTCGCCGAATCGCTACGGGGTTCGACATGGGTTTATCCGCTGGTCAATGCGGCGCACATTCTCGGCTTCGCGCTGCTGGTGGGCGCAATCGTGCCGCTCGACCTTCGACGGCTGGGCCTTTGGCGGTCGGTACCGGTGGCAACGCTGTCCCGCGTTCTCACCCCTATCGCGGGAGCGGGTCTTGTGATCGCCGTGACCGCGGGCGTTTTGTTGTTCATCACCCGTGCGGTGGAATATGCCGCCTCCGGTCTTTTTCAGGCCAAGATAGGACTCGTAGCGATCGCTGTGATGAACGCGATAGTTTTTCGCCGCAGAGGCGTCCAGCGCAGCGCGGCAGCACCGAATCACACCAGCACCATCGCGGCCCGCGGAACGGCGCTCGTGTCGCTCCTCTGCTGGTCGGCGGCATTGCTGCTCGGGCGGCTGGTGGGGTATTTCTAATTAATCGAGCAACCTTGGCGGTTTGACTTCGGCATCCATCCGCGCAATTTTAGGTTGCCTAAACCGATAGCAATGAGTTACTTGCTTATGGCGCGTTGCGTTGACCGCGCTCGCTAATAATTACGACACTTCGTGATATAAATTTGTCGTCCAATTAGCGTTGGCGACTTTATGCCGTACCACGACGGGAAGCGCAGGTAAAGTGTCGCGCCAGCGATGCTGTCACGCCACTTGCTGAGCTGCATTGCTCAAGAAGCGTTAGGCGTCGAGACAACATTCGCGCACAATGAGTACAGCAATCCACGCTCGGTGTACTATGGTTCGGTCGATTCTCTTTGGCTGGCTGATCGCCGTCGCGTCAGTCGTGGCCGCGGCCCCGTGCAAGCTCGATGAACAGCCACCAAGCGACGAAACGAAATCGAGCCGCCTTTACGCTGAAGTAGTGAGCACCGCGCTTGAAGACCTCGAAAGAGCTTTCACAATACTCGCCATCATCGCAGGTGGTGCATGGGTCTATTTCAACTTCCTTCGAGGCAGAACGTACCAACCAAGACTGGAACTTTCAGTGTCAGGCTCGATTGCTGAACGCGACGGACTGACCTATATAGTCGCCACGATCGTCCTTAAGAATGTGGGACTCTCGCGAGTCGAGTTGAAGAGAGAGGGCACGGCTTGCACTGTGAAACGTGCCACCAAGCAAGTGGGCATGGGAGAGTTCTCCGTTGTCAAGGACTGGGCAGACGTTGGTATATCTCGAATATTTGAAAATCACCGGTGGATTGAGCCTGGAGAAACTGTGTTGGATCATTGTGTGGCTGCTATTCCGAAGACCGATACGGGTGTTTGCCGCTTTGAGGCCCGAGTTGTTGGAAAGAAGAACAACGAATGGAACGCGTCTTCGGTCGTGATGCGCGACGCCCAAGACTGGGCCGACGCAAACTGAGCCTGTGAAAGGAGAAGGGTATGATTGATCCACTTGTCCAGCGAGAGGAAGATCGCAAGAAGACTGAAGAAATTGAACGTCAACTCAGGGAGCAAGAACGCAAGGAACGTGAAGAGCGTGAACGCAGGGAACGGGAGGAACAGAAGAAGAACAGTGGGGGCGGATGAGGCTTCGGAGCCAATTGTTCTCAGAGACGACGCCTAACCCTTCGTTCAAGCCGACTGCCACCGGCAAGCCGATGTCTGCGGTTTACTCCAACGTTGGGCTTAGGAGCTGCAGTGCCGTTCTACCAATACGACAGTAAGGAACATCGGGAGCGTGCCGAGGCGGTTCTCACCAGTCTTGGCAAATTCGTTGTTTCCTTCGAAAGAATCTGTGCGGGTATGCGCAACTGCATCTTCTGCGCGTTCAAGAGAGAAGGACTGAAGAACTAGGCTCTATGCCAAGCACTCATAAACGGAAAAGCCGCTGCAGGCCTAAGAGAAGCGCTCGGCAGTGTCTATACGGAACTTTGTGATCAGGATGAGGCCGATGGGGCCTGCGTCAAGAAACTGCTGGGTCGAATAGCCTCCCTCGCGGAAGAGCGAAATACATTGCTACACGCCGAGTGGCACCTGAATTATGACTATGAAGGTGCAACGGATGACTTCATGGCTTTCGCCGTGAAACTCGGATCAAGTCAGAAGCACGGTGCCTACTTCAAAAGAACGGACCTCAACGTCGCGTGGTTGGAGGATCTCATCCACGAAGCGCTGGAAATACAGGTTCTCGTAGACAGGCTTGGAACATGCCTAAATCAACGAGGACTCAAGGTTAGCGACATGTTGAGCCGCCCGCTGTGAGTCTTAGACCAGCCACGCCCCCGCTTCGCTCCGGCGCGGCCGGCGGCTTAACGTGAGCGTTTAGGCATCTTGAAAGCATGGAGAGGCAGTGACGAAGGCGACGACCGGGGCTGGATTCGTACAGTGGATGCCGTACGTGCTCGACGCTCTCCGGGAGCAAGGAGGTTCCGCCGCGCCTCGGGATGTTTACGAAATCGTCGCGCGCCTCGCGAAGGTGCCAGACGACAGGAGGTTCGCAAAACTAGGCGGGGGCGGCTTGCGGTTCCCGAACCAGGTGGCTTGGGCTCGGAAGTATTTGCACTGGGAAGGGCTCATCTCGGCGCCCAAGCGCGGCCTTTGGATGCTCACCGCGTCCGGACAATCCCGTCATCTGGCGTATGAAGAGGCGCGGCAGATTTTCTTGAAATGGGTGGCGATCCACGCGCAGGCTCGTACGGGATCCAAGAAACGGAGTGCGGAGCGCGAGACCGTCGTCGAGCCGCCGACGTCGCCGGAGGAGCAATACAAGGAGGAGGTGCTCGTCCTGCTTCAGGCAGTTCTTTCTAAAGAGTTCGAGCGATTCTGTGCCGATCTACTGCGTCACATCGGAATGGAGCACGTTGAGGTCACGGGCAAGGTTGGCGATCGAGGCATCGACGGTCAAGGTTATTTGCGGGTTGGGCCTCTCGTGACGACCAAGGTGGCTTTCCAGTGCAAACGTTACACCGGCGCTGTGGGACCAAAAGAGATCCGCGAGT from Gammaproteobacteria bacterium carries:
- a CDS encoding restriction endonuclease, with translation MTKATTGAGFVQWMPYVLDALREQGGSAAPRDVYEIVARLAKVPDDRRFAKLGGGGLRFPNQVAWARKYLHWEGLISAPKRGLWMLTASGQSRHLAYEEARQIFLKWVAIHAQARTGSKKRSAERETVVEPPTSPEEQYKEEVLVLLQAVLSKEFERFCADLLRHIGMEHVEVTGKVGDRGIDGQGYLRVGPLVTTKVAFQCKRYTGAVGPKEIREFRGAIGTRAEKGIFFTTGYFTDSARDAAREDISKPIELVDGDRLVELLEEHEFGLRGTKTYEVDQEFIANYRRDPKHDLMGRGDR